One genomic window of Streptomonospora nanhaiensis includes the following:
- a CDS encoding sporulation protein codes for MGIKRFLAAFGIGGPSIDTVIEQPLVRPGDRLVGRVDLVGGEVEARIDEIAVALAARVEVEIGDHEGQTTMEFSRVAVSGPFTLAAGEQRRLPFEYPVSLQSPLTEVDGRPLPRAGLGLSTDVVIGGQPDKGDLDPVRVDPLPAQRAVLEAVDRLGFGLVKTDIEHGTLSGTRQEFPLYQEFEYRAAPRYAGRLNEMELSFVADDRGVDVVIEVDKRGGLFLESQDRFGRFRVEHDQAGADLTPVVAEQVDSLLRRRGLFG; via the coding sequence ATGGGCATCAAGCGTTTTCTCGCCGCGTTCGGCATCGGCGGCCCCAGCATCGACACCGTCATCGAGCAGCCGCTCGTGCGCCCCGGCGACCGCCTGGTCGGCCGGGTCGACCTGGTCGGCGGCGAGGTCGAGGCCCGCATCGACGAGATCGCGGTGGCGCTGGCCGCCCGGGTCGAGGTCGAGATCGGCGACCACGAGGGCCAGACCACCATGGAGTTCTCCCGGGTCGCCGTCAGCGGCCCGTTCACCCTGGCCGCCGGGGAGCAGCGGCGGCTGCCCTTCGAGTACCCGGTGTCGCTGCAGAGCCCGCTGACCGAGGTCGACGGCCGCCCCCTGCCGCGCGCGGGTCTGGGGCTGAGCACCGATGTCGTGATCGGCGGCCAGCCCGACAAGGGCGACCTCGACCCCGTGCGGGTCGACCCCCTCCCGGCGCAGCGGGCGGTGCTGGAGGCGGTGGACCGGCTGGGGTTCGGGCTGGTCAAGACCGACATCGAGCACGGCACCCTCTCCGGCACCCGTCAGGAGTTCCCGCTCTACCAGGAGTTCGAGTACCGCGCGGCCCCGCGCTACGCGGGGCGGCTGAACGAGATGGAACTGTCCTTCGTCGCCGACGACCGCGGCGTGGACGTCGTGATCGAGGTCGACAAGCGCGGCGGGCTGTTCCTGGAGAGCCAGGACCGGTTCGGCCGGTTCCGGGTGGAGCACGACCAGGCGGGCGCCGACCTCACCCCGGTGGTGGCCGAGCAGGTCGACTCCCTGCTGCGGCGCCGCGGCCTGTTCGGCTGA
- a CDS encoding ABC transporter permease: protein MSAVNTVEPSPLAAGPATAQRITPLSTVRHGALLTWRSLLKIQRNPEEVLGLTFMPLMFVALFVFVFGEAMMGDWQAYRDLITPGIISQSVIFATIGTGVALNSDIEKGIFDRFRSLPIARSAPLIGAILGDLVRYLLTVIMVVLVAMLIGYRPEGGVMGLVAATAVVMVFAFALCWLSAFMGLLLRTPMAVNIFGSIWMFPLTFASSAFVPTDRMPGFMQTFAELNPVTHVIDAMRALLEGQPAGEPLLWVAGWSVLITAVFFPLATRAYRRRA, encoded by the coding sequence ATGAGCGCCGTGAACACGGTGGAGCCGTCGCCGCTTGCGGCCGGCCCCGCCACCGCGCAGCGCATCACCCCGCTGAGCACCGTGCGCCACGGCGCGCTGCTGACCTGGCGCAGCCTGCTGAAGATCCAGCGCAACCCCGAAGAGGTGCTGGGTCTGACCTTCATGCCGCTGATGTTCGTCGCGCTGTTCGTGTTCGTCTTCGGCGAGGCGATGATGGGCGACTGGCAGGCCTACCGCGACCTCATCACGCCGGGCATCATCTCCCAGTCGGTCATCTTCGCCACGATCGGCACCGGGGTGGCGCTCAACTCCGACATCGAGAAGGGCATCTTCGACCGGTTCCGGTCGCTGCCGATCGCCCGCTCGGCGCCGTTGATCGGCGCCATCCTCGGCGACCTCGTGCGCTACCTGCTCACCGTCATCATGGTGGTGCTGGTGGCCATGCTGATCGGCTACCGCCCCGAGGGGGGCGTGATGGGCCTGGTGGCCGCCACCGCCGTGGTCATGGTGTTCGCCTTCGCGCTGTGCTGGCTTTCGGCGTTCATGGGGCTGCTGCTGCGCACCCCCATGGCCGTGAACATCTTCGGCTCCATCTGGATGTTCCCGCTGACCTTCGCCAGTTCGGCGTTCGTGCCCACCGACCGCATGCCCGGGTTCATGCAGACCTTCGCGGAGCTCAACCCGGTCACCCACGTCATCGACGCCATGCGGGCCCTGCTGGAGGGACAGCCCGCCGGCGAGCCCCTGCTGTGGGTGGCGGGCTGGAGCGTGCTGATCACCGCCGTGTTCTTCCCGCTGGCCACCCGCGCCTACCGGCGCCGCGCCTGA
- a CDS encoding ATP-binding cassette domain-containing protein produces MTHAIRVEGLVKRFKGHTALDGVDLTARTGAVLGVLGPNGSGKTTTVRILATLLRPDAGQALVGGHDVVREPHAVRRLIGLTGQYAAVDEDLSGTQNLMLIARLLGFSRADARARAAELLDRFALSDAADRAAKTYSGGMRRRLDLAASLVGRPSLLYLDEPTTGLDPHSRNELWDVVRDLVRDGVTVLLTTQYLEEADQLADDIVVLDRGRVISEGTPDQLKTRAGSQVLQVRPVEAARLDQAARIVEAVTGAEVRSGDGAANASVSDTAVLPEVVRRLDDAGVQVAELTLRKPSLDEVFLALTGHTAEPAPAGDDPAGADQTERTHA; encoded by the coding sequence ATGACTCACGCCATCCGTGTGGAGGGCCTGGTCAAGAGGTTCAAGGGGCACACGGCGCTGGACGGCGTGGACTTGACGGCGCGCACCGGGGCTGTCCTGGGCGTGCTGGGCCCCAACGGCTCCGGCAAGACCACCACGGTCCGCATCCTGGCCACGCTGCTGCGGCCCGACGCCGGGCAGGCGCTGGTGGGCGGCCACGACGTCGTGCGCGAACCCCACGCGGTCCGCCGCCTGATCGGCCTGACCGGCCAGTACGCCGCCGTCGACGAAGACCTCAGCGGCACGCAGAACCTCATGCTGATCGCCCGGCTGCTGGGGTTCTCGCGGGCGGACGCCCGGGCGCGCGCCGCCGAACTGCTCGACCGCTTCGCGCTCAGCGACGCCGCCGACCGCGCGGCCAAGACCTACTCCGGGGGCATGCGCCGCCGGCTCGACCTCGCGGCCAGCCTGGTGGGCCGCCCCAGCCTGCTGTACCTGGACGAGCCCACCACCGGCCTGGACCCCCACAGCCGCAACGAACTGTGGGACGTCGTGCGCGACCTCGTGCGCGACGGCGTCACCGTGCTGCTGACCACGCAGTACCTGGAGGAGGCCGACCAGCTCGCCGACGACATCGTGGTGCTCGACCGGGGCCGGGTCATCAGCGAGGGCACGCCCGACCAGCTCAAGACCCGTGCGGGCTCCCAGGTGCTGCAGGTGCGCCCTGTGGAGGCGGCGCGCCTGGACCAGGCGGCCCGCATCGTCGAGGCCGTCACCGGCGCCGAGGTCCGCTCCGGCGACGGCGCGGCCAACGCCTCGGTCAGCGACACCGCCGTGCTGCCCGAGGTCGTGCGCCGCCTCGACGACGCCGGCGTCCAGGTCGCCGAGCTGACCCTGCGCAAGCCCAGCCTTGACGAGGTCTTCCTGGCCCTGACCGGCCACACCGCCGAACCCGCCCCGGCCGGGGACGACCCCGCCGGTGCCGATCAGACCGAAAGGACCCACGCATGA
- a CDS encoding PH domain-containing protein, producing MWTLQMAVSAAVVTALLCAAAWGLRAASWFWVPDPVLRYAWWLPGVYGVYALVRAVVAPRWRYRVHRWEVTADVVYTRTGWLSRQWQLVPVSRIQTVDHRQGWMERLFRVATLEIQTASHAGSTTIAGLDAADAQRISEELAERATELRDDAT from the coding sequence ATGTGGACCCTCCAGATGGCCGTATCGGCCGCGGTCGTCACCGCGCTGCTGTGCGCCGCCGCCTGGGGACTTCGCGCGGCGTCGTGGTTCTGGGTACCCGACCCGGTGCTGCGCTACGCCTGGTGGCTGCCCGGCGTCTACGGTGTTTACGCGCTGGTCCGCGCCGTGGTCGCGCCCCGCTGGCGCTACCGCGTGCACCGCTGGGAGGTCACCGCCGACGTCGTCTACACCCGCACCGGCTGGCTGAGCCGGCAGTGGCAGCTGGTGCCGGTGAGCCGCATCCAGACCGTCGACCACCGCCAGGGCTGGATGGAGCGGCTGTTCCGGGTGGCCACCCTGGAGATCCAGACCGCCTCGCACGCCGGGTCGACCACCATCGCGGGGCTCGACGCCGCCGACGCCCAGCGCATCTCCGAGGAACTGGCCGAGCGCGCCACCGAGCTGCGGGACGACGCCACGTGA
- a CDS encoding PH domain-containing protein — protein MSGHPNPGPGPDPEREHGPGPEGAPAPAPAPHGPAAPGAAAPAGADPGADPSADPGADGAPPAPPEDSGAPAPPPEPARRLSALTMVTAPIAYLRNFLVPIAIALVAGTYNFNPWVLGSTGAAVVAMLVGGLVTWRTFRYQVSADRLEIRRGLISRSRRSIPLERIRGVDITATLLHRVLGLAVVRVEAAAGGEASEEGKLDAVTAAEAERLRRVLLHRRAVLRGESAAQAAPVPAPGADEGEAGAPAAPAGAAPGEDGDADSETYFVMPLSWYFYAVLSLAYLLTPFAALAALTGVVSQGLGDAAAERGFRDAGVIARDLYLRTAEGGTLLLVLLAAAVLLVVLAAMPVFAVVSYAIAHWQFTLRRRGQALVTERGLFTRQSVTLELRRIRGHELWDNPLERLRGVVRLRAVVTGLGQTATRAALLPMGPRRTVESVVERALLPFGGPLLRHPRAALGRRLFRAVAPFAAAAIAAAFTGPVWVAAVLGVLALLGVPLGIDRYRNLGHGADDRQVSVRSGSLHREQAVVQREAIIGWKWSQTLFQRRTRLVNLQLAVGAGPGGYTAIDADMAESVAFAEGVTPEMVRPFVVREPDPGPGAPRG, from the coding sequence GTGAGCGGGCACCCCAACCCCGGTCCCGGCCCCGATCCCGAGCGGGAGCACGGCCCCGGTCCCGAAGGCGCTCCGGCGCCGGCCCCCGCCCCCCACGGCCCGGCAGCACCCGGCGCGGCAGCACCCGCCGGCGCCGACCCGGGCGCGGACCCGAGCGCGGACCCGGGCGCCGACGGCGCCCCGCCGGCGCCGCCCGAGGACTCCGGTGCGCCCGCGCCGCCGCCCGAGCCCGCCCGCCGCCTCAGCGCGCTGACGATGGTGACCGCGCCCATCGCCTACCTGCGCAACTTCCTGGTGCCCATCGCCATCGCGCTGGTCGCCGGGACCTACAACTTCAACCCCTGGGTCCTGGGCAGCACGGGCGCGGCCGTGGTCGCCATGCTCGTCGGCGGCCTCGTCACCTGGCGCACCTTCCGCTACCAGGTGAGCGCCGACCGCCTGGAGATCCGCCGCGGGCTGATCAGCCGCTCCCGCAGGTCCATCCCGCTGGAGCGCATCCGGGGCGTGGACATCACCGCCACGCTCCTGCACCGCGTGCTGGGCCTGGCCGTGGTCCGCGTGGAGGCGGCGGCCGGGGGCGAGGCCAGCGAGGAGGGCAAGCTCGACGCGGTCACCGCCGCCGAGGCCGAGCGGCTGCGCCGGGTGCTGCTGCACCGGCGGGCGGTCCTGCGCGGCGAGAGCGCCGCGCAGGCGGCCCCGGTCCCCGCCCCGGGCGCCGACGAGGGCGAGGCAGGGGCGCCGGCCGCGCCGGCGGGCGCCGCGCCCGGCGAGGACGGCGACGCCGACTCCGAGACGTACTTCGTCATGCCGCTGAGCTGGTACTTCTACGCGGTACTGAGCCTGGCCTACCTGCTGACCCCCTTCGCCGCGCTGGCGGCCCTGACGGGCGTTGTCAGCCAGGGCCTGGGCGACGCCGCCGCCGAACGCGGCTTCCGCGACGCCGGCGTCATCGCGCGCGACCTGTACCTGCGCACGGCCGAAGGCGGCACCCTGCTGCTGGTGCTCCTCGCCGCCGCGGTGCTGCTCGTGGTGCTGGCGGCCATGCCGGTCTTCGCGGTCGTCTCCTACGCCATCGCCCACTGGCAGTTCACGCTCCGCCGGCGCGGCCAGGCGCTGGTGACCGAGCGCGGCCTGTTCACCCGGCAGAGCGTCACCCTGGAACTGCGCCGGATCCGGGGCCACGAACTGTGGGACAACCCGCTGGAGCGGCTGCGCGGGGTCGTGCGGCTGCGCGCCGTCGTGACCGGACTCGGCCAGACCGCCACCCGCGCCGCCCTGCTGCCCATGGGGCCGCGCCGCACGGTGGAGTCGGTCGTGGAGCGAGCGCTGCTGCCGTTCGGCGGGCCGCTGCTGCGCCACCCGCGCGCGGCCCTGGGCCGGCGGCTGTTCCGGGCGGTGGCGCCCTTCGCCGCGGCGGCCATCGCCGCCGCCTTCACCGGGCCGGTGTGGGTGGCGGCGGTGCTGGGCGTTTTGGCGCTGCTGGGCGTACCGCTGGGCATCGACCGCTACCGCAACCTCGGCCACGGCGCCGACGACCGCCAGGTGAGCGTGCGCTCGGGGTCGCTGCACCGCGAGCAGGCCGTGGTGCAGCGCGAGGCGATCATCGGCTGGAAGTGGAGCCAGACGCTGTTCCAGCGGCGCACCCGACTGGTGAACCTGCAACTGGCCGTGGGCGCGGGCCCCGGCGGCTACACGGCGATCGACGCCGACATGGCGGAGTCGGTGGCCTTCGCCGAAGGGGTGACCCCCGAGATGGTCCGCCCGTTCGTGGTGCGCGAACCCGACCCCGGCCCCGGGGCGCCGCGCGGGTAG
- the sepH gene encoding septation protein SepH, whose amino-acid sequence MQELRLVAVSEDGTYLVLASAGRGTRFMLPVDDRLRAAVRGQFSRLGQYEIEVENPLRPKEIQARIRSGETAEAIAEHAGIPIERVRWFESPVLQEREYIAQQAQRATVRRQGESAPGPVLGDLVAERIGAHQLETGDAVWDSWKREDNNWQLKLAFLVAGEERVAHWVYEPRRRTVTPADDEALRFLTPEADEPLDLGPGSANVTPFVPRRQGPPPAPEPVRPQPAYRQPEPAPRPEPRPEPRRDPVGDAPLPSAPAARPDEPPAPPARPAVPERAAPGRVRIRPDRDTPAPAAHSAPPPAAPQRRDTSARPPEAPAARAEAPEPAAYAEPHAGPPAPARERVERPERPALGRPAEQPAEPPAAAQRPGARAAERPASRGRQDPPVPAAAAGTGAAGAGSGGAPARRKGRGKRASVPSWDEIMFGSKKSE is encoded by the coding sequence ATGCAAGAGCTTCGCCTGGTCGCCGTCAGCGAGGACGGCACTTACCTGGTACTGGCGAGTGCCGGCCGTGGAACCCGTTTCATGCTGCCCGTCGACGACCGTCTCCGCGCCGCCGTGCGCGGCCAGTTCTCCCGGCTCGGCCAGTACGAGATCGAAGTGGAGAATCCGTTGCGCCCCAAGGAAATCCAGGCTCGGATCCGCTCCGGAGAGACCGCCGAGGCGATCGCCGAGCACGCCGGAATCCCGATCGAGCGCGTGCGCTGGTTCGAGAGCCCCGTGCTGCAGGAGCGCGAGTACATCGCGCAGCAGGCGCAGCGCGCCACCGTGCGCCGCCAGGGCGAGTCCGCCCCCGGACCCGTCCTGGGCGACCTGGTGGCCGAGCGCATCGGCGCCCACCAACTGGAGACCGGCGACGCCGTCTGGGACTCCTGGAAGCGCGAGGACAACAACTGGCAGCTCAAGCTGGCGTTCCTGGTCGCGGGCGAGGAACGGGTCGCCCACTGGGTCTATGAGCCCCGCCGCCGCACGGTCACCCCCGCCGACGACGAGGCCCTGCGGTTCCTCACCCCCGAGGCCGACGAACCCCTCGACCTCGGGCCGGGCAGCGCCAACGTCACCCCTTTCGTGCCGCGCCGGCAGGGGCCGCCCCCGGCGCCCGAGCCCGTGCGCCCCCAGCCCGCCTACCGCCAGCCCGAGCCGGCTCCGCGCCCCGAGCCGCGGCCCGAACCCCGCCGCGACCCCGTCGGCGACGCCCCGCTGCCCTCGGCTCCCGCCGCCCGCCCCGACGAACCTCCGGCGCCGCCCGCGCGGCCGGCCGTGCCCGAGCGCGCCGCGCCGGGCCGCGTGCGCATCCGCCCCGACCGCGACACCCCTGCTCCCGCCGCCCACAGCGCTCCCCCGCCCGCCGCGCCGCAGCGCCGCGACACCTCCGCGCGCCCGCCCGAGGCCCCGGCCGCCCGCGCCGAGGCCCCCGAACCCGCCGCCTACGCCGAGCCCCACGCCGGGCCCCCCGCGCCCGCACGCGAGCGCGTGGAGCGGCCCGAGCGCCCGGCGCTGGGCCGCCCGGCCGAGCAGCCCGCCGAACCCCCGGCCGCCGCCCAGCGCCCGGGGGCGCGCGCCGCCGAACGCCCGGCATCGCGCGGCCGCCAGGACCCGCCGGTCCCGGCCGCCGCGGCCGGAACCGGCGCCGCGGGCGCCGGCTCGGGCGGCGCGCCGGCTCGCCGCAAGGGGCGCGGCAAGCGCGCCTCGGTGCCCTCCTGGGACGAGATCATGTTCGGCTCGAAGAAGTCGGAGTAG
- a CDS encoding D-arabinono-1,4-lactone oxidase encodes MTNVVWRTWARTQTARPRRIAVPGSTREVAEAVRAAAVEGARVRMVGSGHSFTGVAVTDGVLLSPTGLSRLRAVDPAAGTAVVEAGMPLCDLNEALLDHGLALANMGDIAVQTAAGAVQTGTHGTGRASGGLAAQVVGLELVLADGSVARCSADSDPELFEAARVGLGAFGVVTALTLAVRPAFLLHAREEPMALAEVLERLPELRAANDHFEFYWFPHTGRTITKRNNRVHGPAEPLAPLRAWLDDEFLSNTVFELVNRVGRRAPAVIPAINQVSARALTARAYTDASFRVFSTVRRVRFVEMEYAVPAEHLPEVLGEVRRIVDARGHRVSFPVEVRFAPADDVWLSTAYGRDTAYVAVHVYQGMDHRAYFADVEPVFTAVGGRPHWGKLHTRDSAYLAGVYPRFAEALAVRDRVDPERRFANAYLDTVLGP; translated from the coding sequence ATGACCAATGTGGTGTGGCGCACATGGGCGCGGACGCAGACGGCGCGGCCGCGCCGGATCGCGGTGCCCGGGAGCACGCGCGAGGTGGCGGAGGCGGTGCGCGCCGCGGCGGTCGAGGGCGCGCGGGTGCGGATGGTGGGCTCGGGCCACTCCTTCACCGGCGTGGCGGTGACCGACGGCGTGCTGCTGTCGCCCACCGGGCTGTCGCGGCTGCGGGCGGTGGACCCCGCGGCGGGCACGGCCGTGGTCGAGGCGGGCATGCCGCTGTGCGACCTCAACGAGGCGCTGCTGGACCACGGGCTGGCCCTGGCCAACATGGGCGACATCGCGGTGCAGACCGCGGCCGGCGCGGTCCAGACCGGCACGCACGGCACCGGGCGGGCCAGCGGCGGGCTGGCCGCCCAGGTGGTGGGCCTGGAGCTGGTGCTGGCCGACGGCTCGGTCGCGCGCTGCTCGGCCGACAGCGACCCCGAGCTGTTCGAGGCGGCGCGCGTGGGCCTGGGGGCCTTCGGCGTGGTCACGGCGCTGACGCTGGCGGTGCGCCCGGCGTTCCTGCTGCACGCGCGCGAGGAGCCGATGGCGCTGGCGGAGGTGCTGGAGCGGCTGCCGGAGCTGCGCGCCGCCAACGACCACTTCGAGTTCTACTGGTTCCCCCACACCGGGCGCACCATCACCAAGCGCAACAACCGGGTGCACGGCCCGGCCGAGCCGCTGGCGCCCCTGCGGGCGTGGCTGGACGACGAGTTCCTGTCCAACACCGTGTTCGAACTGGTGAACCGGGTGGGCCGGCGCGCCCCGGCGGTGATCCCGGCGATCAACCAGGTCTCGGCGCGGGCGCTCACGGCGCGCGCCTATACCGACGCCTCGTTCCGGGTCTTCTCGACGGTGCGCCGGGTGCGGTTCGTGGAGATGGAGTACGCGGTGCCGGCCGAGCACCTGCCCGAGGTGCTGGGCGAGGTGCGGCGCATCGTCGACGCGCGGGGCCACCGGGTGTCCTTCCCCGTGGAGGTGCGGTTCGCCCCGGCCGACGACGTCTGGCTGTCGACCGCCTACGGCCGCGACACCGCCTATGTGGCGGTGCACGTCTACCAGGGCATGGACCACCGCGCCTACTTCGCCGACGTGGAGCCGGTGTTCACCGCCGTGGGCGGGCGCCCGCACTGGGGCAAGCTGCACACGCGCGACAGCGCCTACCTGGCCGGGGTCTACCCCCGCTTCGCCGAGGCGCTGGCGGTGCGCGACCGGGTCGATCCCGAGCGGCGGTTCGCCAACGCCTACCTGGACACGGTCCTGGGCCCCTGA
- a CDS encoding ferrochelatase, with protein MPYEPYDAFLLISFGGPEAEDEVIPFLENVTRGRNIPRERLAEVGQHYYLYGGVSPINQQCRDLIAAVRADFAEHGVDLPVYWGNRFWAPMLADTVAQMAKDGVRRVVAMATSAYSNYSSHRAYLDDIAAAREAVGPTAPEIELIRPFYDHPGFVEPLVEHTRAALDRLPDQERAGAHLLFSAHSIPTAMAAASGPPGHTFGPGGAYVAQLGEVARLVTERLGEDHPYELVYQSRSGPPSQPWLEPDVNDRLTELAGEGVRAVVVVPHGFVSDHMEVKYDLDNEARQTAADLGLHFERALSPGTHPRFVAMVRELVAERAAGAEPVRLGSLPADQECAPGCCAQR; from the coding sequence ATGCCCTACGAGCCCTACGACGCGTTTCTGCTGATCTCCTTCGGCGGCCCCGAAGCCGAGGACGAGGTCATCCCCTTCCTCGAGAACGTCACCCGAGGACGCAACATCCCGCGCGAGCGCCTGGCCGAGGTCGGTCAGCACTACTACCTCTACGGCGGCGTCAGCCCCATCAACCAGCAGTGCCGCGACCTCATCGCCGCGGTCCGCGCCGACTTCGCCGAGCACGGGGTGGACCTGCCCGTCTACTGGGGCAACCGGTTCTGGGCCCCCATGCTCGCCGACACCGTCGCGCAGATGGCCAAGGACGGCGTGCGCCGCGTGGTGGCGATGGCCACCTCCGCCTACAGCAACTACTCCAGCCACCGCGCCTACCTCGACGACATCGCCGCCGCGCGCGAGGCGGTGGGTCCCACGGCGCCCGAGATCGAGCTGATCCGGCCCTTCTACGACCACCCCGGGTTCGTCGAGCCCCTGGTCGAGCACACCCGCGCCGCCCTGGACCGCCTGCCCGACCAGGAGCGCGCCGGCGCCCACCTGCTGTTCTCGGCGCACTCCATCCCCACCGCGATGGCGGCCGCCAGCGGCCCGCCCGGGCACACCTTCGGCCCCGGCGGCGCCTACGTGGCCCAACTCGGCGAGGTCGCCCGGCTGGTCACCGAACGGCTGGGCGAGGACCACCCCTACGAGCTGGTCTACCAGAGCCGCAGCGGCCCGCCCTCCCAGCCGTGGCTGGAGCCCGACGTCAACGACCGCCTCACCGAGCTGGCCGGCGAGGGGGTGCGCGCGGTGGTGGTGGTGCCGCACGGGTTCGTCTCCGACCACATGGAGGTCAAGTACGACCTCGACAACGAGGCCCGCCAGACCGCCGCCGACCTCGGCCTGCACTTCGAGCGGGCGCTGAGCCCCGGCACCCACCCGCGCTTCGTGGCGATGGTGCGCGAACTGGTGGCCGAGCGCGCCGCGGGCGCCGAGCCGGTCCGCCTGGGCTCCCTGCCGGCCGACCAGGAGTGCGCCCCCGGCTGCTGCGCCCAGCGCTGA
- a CDS encoding inositol monophosphatase family protein, producing the protein MSTSAEDRSALLAIAVDIAREAGRVAAEGQAGIDVLDTKSTPTDVVTEMDRAVEELIRERVLARRPDDSVLGEEGADETGSSGVRWIVDPIDGTVNYLYGREDWAVCIAVEAEGRTVAGVVAAPVRGDLYTATLGGGAYCNGERLAVAPPVPLDMALVATGFGYSARRRAQQAEVLRTVLPRVRDIRRGGSAAVDLCGVARGRTNAYYERGLNPWDWGAAALIAQEAGARVGGLHGAPPNPDLTIAAPPGLFEELHDLLAGLGADTDGPEGG; encoded by the coding sequence ATGTCCACGTCCGCCGAGGACCGGTCCGCGCTGCTGGCCATCGCCGTCGACATCGCCCGCGAGGCCGGGCGCGTCGCCGCCGAGGGCCAGGCCGGGATCGACGTGCTCGACACCAAGTCCACGCCCACCGACGTGGTGACCGAGATGGACCGCGCCGTCGAGGAGCTGATCCGCGAGCGGGTGCTGGCCCGGCGCCCCGACGACTCGGTGCTGGGGGAGGAGGGCGCCGACGAGACCGGGAGCTCGGGCGTGCGCTGGATCGTCGACCCCATCGACGGCACCGTCAACTACCTCTACGGCCGAGAGGACTGGGCGGTGTGCATCGCCGTGGAGGCCGAGGGCCGGACCGTGGCCGGCGTGGTGGCCGCACCCGTGCGCGGCGACCTCTACACCGCCACGCTGGGCGGCGGCGCCTACTGCAACGGCGAGCGATTGGCCGTGGCCCCGCCGGTGCCGCTGGACATGGCCCTGGTGGCCACCGGGTTCGGCTACTCCGCCCGGCGGCGGGCCCAGCAGGCCGAGGTGCTGCGGACCGTGCTGCCGCGCGTGCGCGACATCCGCCGCGGGGGATCGGCGGCGGTGGACCTGTGCGGCGTGGCGCGCGGACGCACCAACGCCTACTACGAGCGCGGGCTCAACCCCTGGGACTGGGGCGCGGCCGCGCTCATCGCCCAGGAGGCGGGCGCGCGCGTGGGCGGGCTGCACGGTGCCCCGCCCAACCCCGACCTCACCATCGCGGCCCCGCCGGGGCTGTTCGAGGAGCTGCACGACCTGCTGGCCGGCCTGGGCGCCGACACCGACGGCCCCGAGGGGGGCTGA
- a CDS encoding response regulator transcription factor translates to MRVLVVEDEQVLADTVAVGLRRESMAVDVVYDGDSALEHVGVNDYDVIVLDRDLPGVHGDDVARTLVEQSYTGRILMLTASGELEDKVEGLTLGADDYITKPFAFAELIARVRALGRRAVPPLPPVLRRNGIELDPANHTVQRDGRTVSLTPKEFAVLEVLMRANGTVVSAEGLLEKAWDENADPFTNVVRVTVMTLRKKLGEPPVIQTVPGAGYRI, encoded by the coding sequence GTGCGCGTACTCGTGGTCGAAGACGAGCAGGTCCTGGCCGACACCGTGGCCGTCGGACTCCGCCGCGAATCCATGGCCGTCGACGTCGTCTACGACGGCGACAGCGCCCTGGAGCACGTCGGGGTCAACGACTACGACGTCATCGTCCTGGACCGCGACCTCCCCGGTGTCCACGGCGACGACGTCGCCCGCACCCTGGTCGAGCAGAGCTACACCGGCCGCATCCTGATGCTCACCGCCTCCGGCGAGCTGGAGGACAAGGTCGAGGGCCTCACCCTGGGCGCCGACGACTACATCACCAAGCCCTTCGCCTTCGCCGAGCTCATCGCCCGCGTGCGCGCCCTGGGCCGCCGGGCCGTCCCGCCGCTTCCGCCCGTGCTGCGCCGCAACGGCATCGAACTCGACCCCGCCAACCACACCGTCCAGCGCGACGGCCGCACGGTCTCCCTGACCCCCAAGGAGTTCGCCGTGCTGGAGGTGCTGATGCGCGCCAACGGCACCGTCGTCAGCGCCGAGGGACTGCTGGAGAAGGCGTGGGACGAGAACGCCGACCCGTTCACCAACGTCGTGCGGGTCACCGTGATGACCCTGCGCAAGAAGCTCGGGGAGCCGCCGGTCATCCAGACGGTCCCCGGGGCGGGGTACCGGATTTGA